The Streptomyces sp. NBC_01197 genome window below encodes:
- the rox gene encoding rifampin monooxygenase, with protein sequence MIDVIVAGGGPTGMMLAAELRLHGVQVLVLEKEPEPARYVRSLGLHARSIEVMDQRGLLERFLAEGKKYPLGGFFAAIRKPAPSRLDTAHGFVLGIPQPITDRLLAEHATELGAEVRRGCEVVGLSQSEDGDGEGVTVELGSGGVAAGGGTQLRARYVVGCDGGRSTVRKLLGIGFPGEPTRVETLLGEMEVTAPQETVDAVMAEVRKTQLRFGLGPVEDGVYRVVVPADGLAEDRTPPTLDEFKQQLRAVAGTDFGAHSPRWLSRFGDATRLADRFRTGRVLLAGDAAHIHPPTGGQGLNLGIQDAFNLGWKLAAEINGWAPDGLLDSYQAERRPVAADVLDNTRAQMELMSTEPGAQAVRRLVSELMDFDDVNRLLTEKLIATAIRYDFGEGHELLGRRLRDVQLKGGRLYGLMHAGRGLLLDQTGRLSVEGFTDRVDHVADVSEELDAPAVLLRPDGHVAWVGEDQQELLSALPKWFGAAAR encoded by the coding sequence ACAGGTGCTCGTGCTGGAGAAGGAGCCGGAGCCGGCCAGATATGTCCGCTCACTCGGCCTGCACGCGCGCAGCATCGAGGTGATGGATCAGCGCGGCCTGCTGGAGCGGTTCCTCGCGGAGGGCAAGAAGTACCCGCTCGGCGGCTTCTTCGCCGCCATTCGCAAGCCGGCCCCCAGCCGGCTGGACACCGCCCACGGGTTTGTCCTCGGCATCCCGCAGCCCATCACCGACCGCCTGCTGGCCGAGCACGCCACCGAGCTCGGCGCCGAGGTCCGGCGCGGCTGCGAGGTGGTCGGGCTGAGCCAGTCCGAAGACGGGGATGGGGAGGGCGTGACCGTCGAGCTGGGCAGTGGGGGCGTAGCCGCCGGGGGAGGCACACAGCTGCGTGCGCGCTATGTGGTGGGCTGCGACGGCGGCCGCAGCACGGTGCGTAAATTGCTCGGCATCGGTTTCCCCGGTGAGCCCACCAGGGTCGAGACGCTGCTCGGCGAGATGGAGGTGACCGCTCCGCAGGAGACGGTGGACGCCGTGATGGCCGAGGTCCGCAAGACCCAGCTCCGGTTCGGTCTGGGGCCGGTCGAGGACGGGGTGTACCGCGTCGTCGTGCCCGCCGATGGGCTGGCCGAGGACCGTACCCCGCCGACTCTCGACGAGTTCAAGCAGCAGCTGCGGGCCGTCGCGGGCACCGACTTCGGCGCGCACTCGCCGCGCTGGCTCTCCCGTTTCGGCGACGCCACCCGGCTTGCCGATCGCTTCCGGACCGGCCGCGTGCTGCTGGCCGGGGACGCGGCGCACATCCACCCGCCGACCGGCGGGCAGGGCCTCAACCTCGGTATCCAGGACGCGTTCAACCTCGGCTGGAAGCTGGCAGCCGAGATCAACGGCTGGGCGCCGGATGGGCTGCTCGACAGCTACCAGGCCGAACGGCGTCCGGTGGCGGCCGACGTACTGGACAACACCCGCGCCCAGATGGAGCTGATGTCCACTGAGCCGGGCGCCCAGGCGGTGCGCCGACTGGTGTCGGAACTGATGGACTTCGACGACGTCAACCGGCTCCTGACCGAGAAACTCATCGCGACAGCGATCCGTTACGACTTCGGCGAGGGCCACGAGCTCCTCGGCCGCCGCCTGCGCGACGTGCAGTTGAAGGGCGGCCGGCTGTACGGGCTGATGCACGCGGGCCGCGGCCTGCTGCTGGACCAGACCGGCCGGCTCTCGGTTGAGGGCTTTACGGACCGGGTCGACCATGTCGCCGACGTCAGCGAGGAACTGGACGCGCCTGCCGTGCTGCTGCGGCCGGACGGCCATGTGGCGTGGGTCGGCGAGGACCAGCAGGAACTGCTCAGCGCGCTGCCGAAGTGGTTCGGCGCTGCGGCGCGCTGA
- a CDS encoding HD domain-containing protein yields MDDHIREVFDFIAFTARLREVDRHNNATSARKESVAEHSWHLALVSWILHREFERECGHSLDLEKMLKLCLMHDLVEIDAGDPSAWTAQHNKDKARIEEEVAQRRFSPLPAGLGAEFLGLWHEYEEGQTPESRLVRGVDRLNPALMRFLTGQGWQDVGADAEALDRLQLPRVQVSETLTALYQEIRESAVAHGMLTPAP; encoded by the coding sequence ATGGACGACCACATTCGAGAAGTATTCGACTTCATCGCCTTCACCGCCCGTCTGCGGGAAGTTGACCGGCACAACAATGCCACCTCGGCCAGGAAGGAGAGCGTGGCCGAACACTCATGGCACCTGGCACTGGTCAGCTGGATCCTGCACCGCGAGTTCGAAAGAGAATGCGGCCACTCCCTCGACCTGGAGAAAATGCTCAAGTTGTGCCTGATGCACGACCTCGTGGAAATCGACGCGGGTGACCCGTCGGCCTGGACGGCCCAGCACAACAAGGACAAGGCCCGGATCGAGGAGGAGGTGGCCCAACGGCGGTTCTCACCGCTCCCGGCCGGGCTCGGCGCCGAGTTCCTCGGCCTGTGGCACGAGTACGAGGAAGGGCAGACGCCCGAGTCCCGGCTCGTACGCGGAGTGGACCGGCTCAACCCCGCGCTGATGCGGTTCCTCACCGGTCAGGGCTGGCAGGACGTCGGCGCCGATGCTGAGGCCCTGGACCGACTCCAACTGCCCCGCGTCCAGGTGAGCGAGACCCTCACCGCCCTGTATCAGGAGATCAGGGAATCGGCAGTGGCCCACGGGATGCTCACCCCGGCGCCCTGA
- a CDS encoding DUF397 domain-containing protein, producing MKRTHDLSIATWLKSSYSDGGDNNCVEVTHDYPGIIPVRDSKTAPTGPALIFPGTAWTTFIQNVREEAR from the coding sequence ATGAAGCGCACACACGACCTCTCCATCGCGACCTGGCTCAAGTCGAGTTACAGCGACGGAGGCGACAACAACTGCGTCGAAGTCACACACGACTACCCGGGCATCATCCCCGTACGCGACAGCAAGACCGCCCCCACCGGCCCGGCGTTGATCTTCCCCGGCACGGCCTGGACGACCTTCATCCAGAACGTACGGGAGGAAGCGCGGTAG
- a CDS encoding helix-turn-helix domain-containing protein, whose amino-acid sequence MTELAEAEEESGRAALGRALRYLREKAGLTLSQLAAETRYDKSYLYRLEVSQRLSKLAVMEDLDRYYGTGGLLVQLWKVARREVFKDKYKEFMRLELTAQIMHKFTLGIPGLLQTEAVARALLSGDQETEREAEQVEEQVIARLGRQQLLYRNPAPSVRIIMDEYALRRPVANPAVWEEQLEHLIGVAELPKVSLQILPLSAGAHHFMQGSLTLLWQEDGSAAAYTEGNRCAELMEDPADVARARLSYDRLRDLALPPSDSIDFIKGVLKEYRG is encoded by the coding sequence ATGACCGAACTCGCCGAGGCGGAAGAGGAGTCGGGGCGCGCGGCACTGGGACGTGCGCTGCGGTACCTGCGCGAGAAGGCCGGCCTGACGCTGAGCCAGCTGGCAGCCGAGACACGGTACGACAAGAGCTACCTGTACCGGCTGGAGGTGAGCCAGCGGCTGTCCAAGCTCGCGGTGATGGAGGACCTGGACCGGTATTACGGGACCGGGGGGCTGCTGGTACAGCTGTGGAAGGTGGCGCGGAGGGAGGTGTTCAAGGACAAGTACAAGGAGTTCATGCGGCTGGAGCTGACGGCTCAGATCATGCACAAGTTCACGCTGGGCATCCCCGGGCTGCTACAGACCGAGGCTGTGGCCCGCGCTCTGTTGTCCGGTGATCAGGAAACAGAGAGAGAAGCGGAGCAGGTGGAGGAGCAGGTCATAGCGCGCCTCGGGCGACAGCAACTGCTGTATCGCAACCCGGCTCCATCGGTCCGCATCATCATGGACGAGTACGCGCTTCGGCGCCCGGTCGCCAACCCTGCGGTATGGGAAGAGCAACTGGAGCACCTCATCGGGGTGGCGGAGTTACCGAAAGTCTCCCTCCAGATCCTCCCCCTCTCCGCAGGGGCCCATCACTTCATGCAGGGCTCCCTGACTCTGCTCTGGCAGGAAGATGGGAGCGCCGCTGCCTACACGGAAGGCAATCGGTGCGCGGAGTTGATGGAAGATCCGGCTGATGTGGCACGCGCCCGCCTGTCTTACGATCGGCTGCGAGATCTGGCGCTGCCCCCGTCCGACTCCATTGACTTCATCAAGGGCGTCCTGAAGGAGTACAGAGGATGA
- a CDS encoding FMN-binding glutamate synthase family protein, which produces MRARSIAAATATALALVAARDLVQKKHALLRNFPVIGHARYLLETIGPELRQYIVTSNDEERPFSRDQRTWIYASAKEENNYFGFGTDNDVEHTQGHAYVKQRTFAGALPDAHDPQAPLPSAKVLGGPRGRAKAFRPASVVNISAMSFGSLSGAAITALNKGAALAGAMQNTGEGGLSPYHRNGGDLILQLGTAYFGCRNEDGSFNLDKLKAVVAGAPVKAIEIKLSQGAKPGLGGMLPGAKVTPEIAEIRGIPLGKDCASPSRHTAFSDVDSMLDFVELLATETGLPVGVKSAVGEMDFWQELATLMARGDRGVDFVTIDGGEGGTGAAPLTFADSVSLPFRMGFSRVYGTFAELGLTDDLTFICSGKLGLPENAAVAFALGADMINVAREAMLSIGCIQSQKCHTDKCPTGVATQNPRLARGLDPTSKATRAAVYLRALRKELMKVSAAVGVAHPALITAGDIEIMNGDYEARTLAGVYGYKDGWGELGPHLADEITALLAANPASVQKPASVQRPAV; this is translated from the coding sequence ATGCGCGCCCGGAGCATCGCCGCCGCCACCGCAACAGCACTGGCGCTGGTGGCAGCCCGCGACCTCGTCCAGAAGAAGCACGCGCTGCTCCGGAACTTCCCGGTGATCGGGCACGCCCGGTACCTGCTGGAGACGATCGGGCCGGAGCTGCGGCAGTACATCGTGACCTCCAACGACGAAGAGCGTCCGTTCAGCCGTGACCAGCGCACCTGGATCTACGCGTCGGCGAAGGAGGAGAACAACTACTTCGGGTTCGGCACCGACAATGACGTCGAGCACACGCAGGGTCACGCTTATGTGAAGCAGCGCACGTTCGCCGGCGCGCTGCCCGACGCGCATGACCCGCAGGCCCCCCTGCCATCGGCCAAGGTGCTGGGCGGGCCGCGCGGGCGCGCCAAGGCGTTCCGGCCGGCGAGTGTGGTGAACATCTCCGCGATGAGCTTCGGGTCGCTCTCCGGCGCGGCGATCACGGCGCTCAACAAGGGGGCGGCGCTGGCGGGCGCGATGCAGAACACGGGGGAGGGCGGTCTCTCGCCGTACCACCGCAACGGCGGCGACCTCATCCTTCAGCTCGGTACGGCGTACTTCGGCTGCCGCAACGAGGACGGCAGCTTCAACCTCGACAAGCTCAAGGCAGTGGTCGCCGGCGCCCCGGTCAAGGCGATAGAGATCAAGCTCTCCCAGGGCGCCAAGCCGGGTCTTGGCGGGATGCTGCCGGGTGCGAAGGTGACCCCGGAGATCGCCGAGATCCGTGGCATTCCGCTCGGCAAGGACTGCGCGTCCCCTTCGCGGCACACCGCGTTCAGCGACGTCGACTCGATGCTCGACTTCGTCGAACTGCTCGCCACCGAGACCGGTCTGCCGGTCGGGGTCAAGAGCGCGGTGGGGGAGATGGACTTCTGGCAGGAGCTGGCCACGCTGATGGCGCGTGGTGACCGTGGCGTCGACTTCGTGACCATCGACGGCGGCGAGGGCGGCACCGGGGCGGCGCCGCTGACCTTCGCCGACTCGGTGTCGCTGCCGTTCCGGATGGGGTTCTCCCGGGTCTACGGAACCTTCGCCGAGCTGGGGCTGACCGACGACCTGACCTTCATCTGCTCCGGGAAGCTCGGCCTGCCCGAGAACGCCGCGGTCGCCTTCGCTCTGGGCGCCGACATGATCAACGTGGCTCGTGAGGCGATGCTGTCGATCGGCTGCATCCAGTCGCAGAAGTGCCACACCGACAAGTGCCCCACCGGTGTCGCGACCCAGAACCCGCGGCTGGCCCGCGGTCTCGACCCGACCTCGAAGGCCACCCGGGCCGCTGTCTACCTGCGCGCCCTGCGCAAGGAGCTGATGAAGGTGTCGGCGGCCGTCGGCGTCGCCCACCCGGCGCTCATCACGGCCGGCGACATCGAGATCATGAACGGCGACTACGAAGCCCGCACGCTGGCCGGCGTCTACGGCTACAAGGACGGCTGGGGCGAGCTGGGCCCGCACCTCGCCGATGAGATCACCGCGCTGCTCGCGGCCAACCCGGCCTCCGTTCAGAAGCCGGCCTCCGTTCAGCGGCCCGCCGTGTGA
- a CDS encoding alpha/beta hydrolase family protein produces the protein MSEKVRFQSTVGPELAGAIDLPEGEIRGWGLFVHGFTLGKDSPAASRVSKQLAREGIGMLRYDNLGIGDSDGDWGDGSFTVKVQDTIRAAALMAERGTPVDLLVGHSWGGAAALAASAEATGVRALATIGAPVDPSHVERQYDAVLDRVLSEGAHEWFVGGRTLVLKRAFVEDVRRARLRERIGELNLPLLVLHSPTDDTVDIDNAGEIFREARHPRSFVSLEGADHLLTARGQAQRAAHIISAWADQYIHGSRPASAAAR, from the coding sequence ATGTCCGAAAAAGTGAGATTCCAGAGCACCGTCGGCCCCGAACTGGCAGGAGCGATCGACCTGCCGGAGGGCGAGATCCGAGGCTGGGGGCTCTTCGTGCACGGATTCACACTCGGCAAGGACTCGCCGGCCGCCTCGCGCGTCAGCAAACAGCTGGCACGCGAAGGGATCGGAATGCTGCGCTACGACAACCTCGGGATCGGAGACTCGGACGGTGACTGGGGGGACGGTTCCTTCACCGTCAAGGTCCAGGACACGATCCGTGCGGCGGCTCTGATGGCGGAGCGGGGGACTCCAGTAGACCTGTTGGTGGGGCACTCATGGGGAGGCGCCGCCGCCCTGGCCGCCTCGGCCGAGGCCACCGGCGTCCGGGCGCTCGCCACCATCGGGGCGCCTGTCGACCCCAGCCACGTCGAGCGGCAGTACGACGCGGTCCTGGATCGCGTACTCAGTGAGGGGGCGCACGAGTGGTTCGTCGGCGGGAGGACCCTGGTCCTCAAGCGCGCCTTCGTCGAAGACGTCCGCCGTGCCCGTCTGCGCGAGCGGATAGGCGAGTTGAACCTGCCGCTGCTCGTCCTGCACTCACCCACCGACGACACCGTCGACATCGACAACGCCGGGGAGATCTTCCGCGAGGCACGGCACCCGCGAAGTTTCGTCTCGCTCGAAGGAGCGGACCATCTCCTGACCGCACGGGGACAGGCGCAGCGAGCCGCCCACATCATCAGCGCCTGGGCCGACCAGTACATCCACGGGTCACGGCCCGCGTCGGCGGCGGCGCGGTGA
- a CDS encoding helix-turn-helix domain-containing protein: MESENELGDYLRARRAAVAPADVGLIDDGPRRVPGLRRDEVALLAGMSTDYYIRLEQGRERHPSEQVLRAIAGALRLDDAAAAHLFRLGLSVFGTAAAATTVAPQLLRLMDGMRDVPAFVVGAAQDVLAANAMARELYRGFARYDNLLRMIFLDPFAREFYADWDHAARIAVGNLRASSSQFPQDERIERVVGELSVRSPAFTGLWARYEVRPRTHEDKHFRHPRVGELRLHFEALAVTSAPGQHLSVYSAEPDSAAADALVLLGRLSEQEVVPTDQATTGQAPPGQATTPAEEGEFR, translated from the coding sequence ATGGAAAGCGAGAACGAGCTCGGTGACTACCTGCGTGCCCGTCGTGCGGCGGTCGCGCCGGCGGATGTCGGCCTGATCGACGACGGGCCGCGGCGGGTGCCGGGGCTGCGGCGTGATGAAGTGGCGCTGCTGGCCGGGATGAGCACGGACTACTACATCCGGCTGGAGCAGGGCCGCGAGCGGCATCCGTCCGAGCAGGTGCTGCGGGCGATCGCCGGGGCACTGCGGCTGGACGACGCGGCGGCCGCCCATCTCTTCCGGCTGGGTCTGTCCGTCTTCGGGACGGCGGCTGCCGCGACGACCGTCGCTCCGCAGTTGCTGCGGCTGATGGACGGCATGCGTGATGTGCCGGCCTTCGTGGTCGGGGCGGCGCAGGACGTGCTGGCGGCCAACGCGATGGCGCGTGAGCTGTACCGGGGTTTCGCCCGGTACGACAACCTGCTGCGGATGATCTTCCTCGATCCCTTCGCGCGCGAGTTCTACGCCGACTGGGACCACGCGGCGCGTATTGCGGTGGGCAATCTGCGGGCGTCCTCCTCGCAGTTCCCGCAGGACGAGCGGATCGAGCGGGTCGTCGGCGAGCTGAGCGTGCGCAGTCCCGCCTTCACGGGCCTGTGGGCGCGCTACGAGGTCCGTCCCCGTACGCACGAGGACAAGCATTTCCGGCACCCACGGGTGGGGGAGCTGCGTTTGCACTTCGAGGCGCTCGCCGTCACCAGCGCCCCCGGGCAGCACCTTTCCGTCTACAGCGCCGAACCCGACAGCGCCGCCGCCGACGCCCTGGTCCTGCTCGGCCGGTTGTCCGAACAGGAAGTGGTCCCGACGGATCAGGCCACTACGGGTCAGGCGCCCCCGGGCCAGGCCACCACCCCTGCGGAGGAAGGAGAGTTCCGATAG
- a CDS encoding alpha/beta fold hydrolase yields MLLPSDEAGRGRPVVLLHARPTDRTMWGAHLPLLAGAGVRAIALDLPGHGDALVPADREVAPWTDVLDTLDHLGADRFVLAGNSLGALVALQAAVTAPERVEGLVLVGYRPHDQPASPRLQAAWDAERAALAAGDLDAAVTAGVEAWTSAGATDEVRAHAARMLRGRLTEQLTHGEPSSAPDPLGEGTAALRRLTAPALVGVGEHDMPDFFEGGEGLARDLDAGRTVVIPAAGHLAPLEQPAAFCTLLLDFVRHLPAQQR; encoded by the coding sequence ATGCTCCTTCCCTCCGACGAGGCGGGCCGAGGCCGGCCCGTCGTGCTGCTGCACGCCCGTCCCACCGACCGCACCATGTGGGGCGCCCACCTTCCGCTGCTCGCCGGGGCGGGCGTGCGCGCCATCGCCCTGGACCTGCCCGGCCACGGCGATGCGCTGGTACCCGCCGACCGTGAGGTGGCCCCCTGGACGGATGTGCTCGACACGCTCGACCACCTCGGCGCCGACCGCTTCGTCCTGGCCGGGAACTCCCTCGGCGCCCTGGTGGCGCTCCAGGCCGCCGTCACGGCACCCGAGCGGGTCGAGGGTCTGGTGCTCGTCGGGTACCGCCCCCACGACCAGCCGGCCTCCCCCCGTCTGCAAGCCGCCTGGGACGCCGAAAGGGCGGCGCTCGCAGCCGGCGACCTGGACGCAGCGGTGACAGCCGGCGTCGAGGCGTGGACCTCGGCCGGCGCGACCGACGAAGTACGCGCTCACGCGGCCCGTATGCTGCGCGGCCGGCTGACCGAACAGCTCACCCACGGCGAGCCGTCATCGGCCCCGGACCCGCTCGGCGAAGGAACGGCAGCGCTGCGCAGACTGACCGCTCCCGCCCTGGTCGGCGTGGGTGAACACGACATGCCTGACTTCTTCGAGGGTGGCGAGGGACTGGCCCGCGACCTGGACGCGGGCCGGACTGTGGTCATCCCCGCCGCAGGGCACCTCGCGCCGCTGGAACAGCCCGCGGCGTTCTGCACCCTGCTACTGGACTTCGTCCGCCATCTCCCGGCGCAGCAGCGCTGA
- a CDS encoding ADP-ribosylglycohydrolase family protein encodes MSASTTPLWGRTEQQDFRSRVRGCLLGGALGDALGAGVAGQGLDAIREAHGAGGLTDFVAVYGRRGAVTAATQLSLFTVDGLIRAQVRRDTGAWHPPTDVYRAHLRWVATQREWGPDERRKDNGWLACEEWLYARRDPARCCLAGFGDEVMGTLDKPRNPEARDASAVSRSAPFGLLVGWEPGLVFQLAVECAAQTHGHPTGYLSAGAYAVIVHGLARGESLDAAVQHALGQLTPHPGHQPVTDALQHALGAVRQGMPSPTRVESLGDGELADEALAIGVYCALVGEDVRHGLRLAVNHSGPSQATGAICGSLLGALHGETALPPGWVAELEGRATMLQLADDFSMEMTQGPALHSPALTTPAWLTRYPRG; translated from the coding sequence ATGAGCGCATCAACCACTCCCCTCTGGGGCCGCACCGAGCAGCAGGACTTCCGCAGCCGGGTGCGCGGATGCCTGCTGGGCGGCGCGCTCGGCGATGCGCTCGGGGCGGGGGTCGCGGGGCAGGGGCTCGACGCGATACGCGAGGCCCACGGCGCCGGGGGCCTCACCGACTTCGTGGCCGTGTACGGCAGACGCGGGGCGGTCACGGCCGCGACCCAGCTCTCGCTGTTCACGGTCGACGGTCTGATACGGGCGCAGGTCCGCCGGGACACGGGCGCCTGGCATCCGCCCACCGACGTGTACCGGGCCCATCTGCGGTGGGTGGCGACCCAGCGCGAGTGGGGGCCCGACGAGCGCCGCAAGGACAACGGCTGGCTCGCCTGCGAGGAGTGGCTGTACGCGCGCCGCGACCCCGCACGCTGCTGTCTGGCCGGGTTCGGCGACGAGGTGATGGGCACCCTGGACAAGCCCAGGAACCCCGAGGCGCGCGACGCGTCGGCCGTCAGCCGTTCCGCGCCCTTCGGGCTGCTCGTCGGCTGGGAGCCCGGTCTGGTCTTCCAACTGGCCGTCGAGTGCGCCGCGCAGACCCACGGCCACCCCACCGGCTACCTCAGCGCCGGGGCGTACGCCGTCATCGTGCACGGGCTCGCGCGCGGTGAGAGCCTCGACGCGGCGGTGCAGCACGCGCTGGGGCAGCTGACCCCGCACCCCGGTCACCAGCCGGTCACCGACGCCCTCCAGCACGCGCTGGGCGCCGTACGCCAGGGGATGCCCAGCCCCACACGGGTGGAGTCGCTGGGCGACGGCGAACTGGCCGATGAAGCACTCGCGATCGGGGTGTACTGCGCCCTCGTCGGCGAGGACGTACGCCATGGGCTGCGCCTCGCCGTGAACCACAGCGGCCCGTCCCAGGCCACCGGCGCCATCTGCGGCAGTCTGCTGGGCGCCCTGCACGGCGAGACCGCGCTGCCGCCGGGCTGGGTCGCGGAGCTGGAGGGACGTGCGACGATGCTCCAGCTCGCCGACGACTTCTCGATGGAGATGACCCAGGGGCCGGCGCTGCACAGCCCGGCACTCACCACACCGGCCTGGCTGACCCGCTACCCGAGGGGCTGA
- a CDS encoding sodium:solute symporter family protein, protein MNSLDWTVLIGYFGVMIAIGFWSHKRVDNVSDFFTAGGRMPWWLSGISHHMSGYSAVMFTGYAGISYQYGLTSMVTWSLPIAIGIGIGAKLFAPRLNRLRSRLHVASPLEYLKDRYNIQTQQALAWSGLLLKIVDVGAKWAAISTLLSVFTGITITQGIFITGVITAIYCTVGGLWADALTELGQFIIQLIAGVAMLVAAMGKLGGFSALWTIWDKLPSGHSDPTAGPYTVTFLLAYLFIKTFEYNGGMWNQAQRYMATDSARSATRSATLSSLLWLIWPAVLFFPMWCAPLLVHAQKPDASDSYALMTESLLPHGLLGLVVVGFFSHTMAMCSSDANAISAVFTRDIAPAMFRAAREWSSRTGLLAARISTLGFLALSMALATQINSPTFKDIISVVIKWVAGLMGPIAIPFMLGLLRPFRKSGPTAALVSWAAGLLAFYFTNYHLDGSTNTDVALEWQVSLPLAVSLVLYILIGFVKPEDTPERDAIIAKVNMDGDDDGAGHGGAAAAVPAQGGAAEAEALGRHEGADG, encoded by the coding sequence ATGAACAGTCTCGACTGGACCGTGCTCATTGGTTACTTCGGCGTGATGATCGCGATCGGCTTCTGGTCCCACAAGCGTGTGGACAACGTGAGCGACTTCTTCACCGCCGGCGGCAGAATGCCGTGGTGGCTGTCGGGCATCTCCCACCACATGTCCGGCTACAGCGCGGTGATGTTCACCGGGTACGCCGGAATCTCGTACCAGTACGGACTCACATCCATGGTCACCTGGTCGCTCCCGATCGCCATCGGCATCGGGATCGGCGCGAAGCTCTTCGCGCCCCGGCTGAACCGGCTGCGCTCCCGGCTGCACGTGGCCTCACCGCTCGAATACCTCAAGGACCGCTACAACATCCAGACCCAGCAGGCGCTGGCCTGGTCCGGGCTGCTGCTGAAGATCGTGGACGTCGGCGCCAAGTGGGCGGCCATCTCCACCCTGCTCTCCGTCTTCACCGGCATCACCATCACCCAGGGCATCTTCATCACCGGCGTCATCACCGCCATCTACTGCACGGTCGGCGGGCTCTGGGCCGACGCGCTCACCGAGCTGGGGCAGTTCATCATCCAGTTGATCGCCGGTGTCGCGATGCTGGTCGCCGCCATGGGCAAGCTCGGTGGCTTCAGCGCCCTGTGGACGATCTGGGACAAGCTCCCCAGCGGCCACTCGGACCCGACGGCCGGCCCGTACACGGTGACCTTCCTGCTGGCGTATCTGTTCATCAAGACCTTCGAGTACAACGGCGGCATGTGGAACCAGGCCCAGCGCTACATGGCCACCGACTCCGCACGCTCCGCGACCCGTTCGGCCACGCTCTCCTCCCTTCTCTGGCTGATCTGGCCCGCCGTCCTCTTCTTCCCGATGTGGTGCGCGCCGCTGCTGGTGCACGCGCAGAAGCCGGACGCGTCGGACTCGTACGCGCTGATGACCGAGTCGCTGCTGCCGCACGGGCTGCTCGGGCTGGTCGTCGTCGGCTTCTTCTCGCACACGATGGCCATGTGCTCGTCGGACGCCAACGCCATCTCCGCCGTCTTCACCCGGGACATCGCCCCGGCGATGTTCCGGGCGGCCCGCGAGTGGAGCAGCCGCACCGGGCTGCTGGCCGCACGGATCTCGACGCTCGGCTTCCTCGCCCTGTCGATGGCGCTGGCGACCCAGATCAACTCGCCGACGTTCAAGGACATCATCTCGGTCGTCATCAAGTGGGTGGCCGGTCTGATGGGCCCGATCGCGATCCCGTTCATGCTCGGCCTGCTGCGCCCGTTCCGGAAGTCCGGGCCGACGGCGGCGCTGGTCAGCTGGGCCGCCGGGCTGCTCGCGTTCTACTTCACCAACTACCACCTGGACGGGTCCACCAACACGGATGTCGCCCTGGAGTGGCAGGTCTCGCTGCCGCTGGCGGTCTCGCTGGTGCTGTACATCCTCATCGGCTTCGTCAAGCCGGAGGACACGCCGGAGCGCGACGCGATCATCGCCAAGGTCAACATGGACGGCGATGACGACGGTGCCGGCCACGGTGGGGCGGCCGCGGCCGTACCGGCGCAGGGTGGCGCGGCAGAAGCGGAGGCGCTGGGCCGGCACGAGGGCGCGGACGGCTGA
- a CDS encoding SDR family oxidoreductase yields the protein MESRPTESRPTEPRDAALAGKTVVVSGVGAGLGHQVVAAVVRDGGNAVLGARTEANLVKAAAEIDPSGTRTALLPTDIGDEAQCDALAALAVERFGGIDGVVHVAAMDGYFGGLQDADFASWQRVIDVNLLGTLRMTRACLPGLKARGGAVVIIGTQSAVAAPSEVHQAAYAASKGALTSAMYSMARELGPHRIRVNSVLPGWMWGPPVQAFVQFTAHTEGVPEAEVLSRLTGRVALPELATDGDVADAAIFLTSDRARAITGQSLLVNAGELMR from the coding sequence ATGGAAAGCCGTCCCACGGAGTCCCGACCCACGGAACCGCGGGACGCGGCGCTCGCGGGGAAGACCGTCGTCGTGTCCGGTGTCGGGGCCGGGCTCGGCCACCAGGTGGTCGCGGCCGTCGTACGGGACGGAGGCAACGCCGTACTCGGCGCGCGTACCGAGGCGAACCTCGTGAAAGCCGCCGCCGAGATCGACCCCTCGGGCACCCGGACCGCCCTCCTGCCCACGGACATCGGCGACGAGGCGCAGTGCGACGCGCTCGCCGCGCTGGCGGTCGAGCGGTTCGGCGGGATCGACGGGGTGGTCCATGTCGCCGCCATGGACGGCTACTTCGGCGGGCTCCAGGATGCCGACTTCGCCTCCTGGCAGCGCGTCATCGACGTAAATCTGCTCGGTACGCTGCGGATGACACGGGCCTGCCTGCCCGGGCTCAAGGCGCGGGGCGGGGCGGTCGTCATCATCGGGACACAGTCGGCGGTGGCCGCACCGTCGGAGGTGCATCAGGCCGCGTACGCGGCGTCGAAGGGCGCGCTCACCTCAGCCATGTACTCCATGGCGCGCGAGCTGGGGCCGCACCGCATCCGGGTCAACTCCGTGCTGCCCGGCTGGATGTGGGGTCCGCCGGTGCAGGCGTTCGTCCAGTTCACCGCGCACACCGAGGGCGTCCCCGAGGCGGAGGTACTCAGCCGACTGACCGGCCGGGTGGCCCTGCCCGAGCTGGCGACGGACGGCGACGTGGCGGACGCCGCGATCTTCCTGACCTCCGACCGCGCGCGGGCCATCACGGGCCAGTCGCTGCTGGTCAACGCCGGTGAACTGATGCGCTGA